GCTGCTGTTGCGCATCGCCGTGGGGCTGACGGCGGAGGAGACGGGCCAGATGTTGGGAATGTCACCCGGTGCGGTCCGGGTGGCGCAGCACCGGGCGCTGAGCAGGCTGCGGGCCCTGGCCGAGCAGTAGGTGCCCGGTTGAACAGCGGGTGCGTGCGTTCCGTACGAACATACGAAGCCAGGAGCCGGTCCACGCTGTGGAATGTGCCACCCCTGCTTCCCGTTAGCATGGACATCCGCACCGATCAAGGCCATTTGGGGAAGGTGTCATGACTGCAAACGTCGACGGAGTGCCCGAGAAATTCGCGACGCTCGGGCTGACCTACGACGACGTGCTGCTGCTGCCGGGCGCCTCAGAGGTGCTCCCCGGCGCGGTCGACACCTCGTCCCGGATCTCCCGCAACGTACGGGTGAACATCCCGCTGCTCTCGGCGGCCATGGACAAGGTGACCGAGTCCCGCATGGCCATCGCGATGGCCCGCCTCGGCGGCGTCGGCGTGCTGCACCGCAACCTTTCCGTCGAGGACCAGGTCAACCAGGTCGACCTGGTGAAGCGGTCCGAGTCCGGGATGGTCACCGACCCGATCACCGTGCACCCGGAGGCGACCCTCGCCGAGGCCGACGCCCTGTGCGCCAAGTTCCGTATCAGCGGCGTCCCGGTCACCGACCCGGCCGGCAAGCTCCTCGGCATCGTCACCAACCGGGACATGGCCTTCGAGTCGGACCGCAGCCGTCAGGTGCGCGAGGTCATGACGCCGATGCCGCTGGTCACCGGCCAGGTCGGTATCTCCGGCACCGACGCCATCGACCTGCTGCGCAAGCACAAGATCGAGAAGCTGCCGCTCGTCGACGACTCCGGTGTCCTCAAGGGCCTGATCACCGTCAAGGACTTCGTCAAGGCGGAGAAGTACCCGAACGCCGCCAAGGACTCCGAGGGACGGCTCCTCGTCGGTGCCGCCGTCGGCGCCAGCCCCGAGGCCCTGGAGCGCGCCCAGGCGCTCGCCGCGGCCGGCGTGGACTTCCTGGTCGTCGACACCTCGCACGGACACAACAGCAACGCCCTCAGCTGGATGTCGAAGATCAAGTCGAGCGTCGGCGTCGACGTGATCGGCGGCAACGTCGCCACCCGCGACGGCGCCCAGGCGCTGATCGACGCCGGTGTCGACGGCATCAAGGTCGGTGTCGGACCGGGCTCCATCTGCACCACCCGCGTGGTCGCCGGTATCGGTGTCCCGCAGGTCACCGCCATCTACGAGGCCTCCCTCGCCGCCCGCTCCGCGGGTATCCCGCTGATCGGCGACGGCGGCCTGCAGTACTCCGGCGACATCGGCAAGGCCCTCGCCGCCGGTGCCGACGCCGTGATGCTGGGCTCGCTGCTGGCCGGCTGCGAGGAGTCCCCGGGCGAGCTGCAGTTCATCAACGGCAAGCAGTTCAAGTCGTACCGCGGCATGGGCTCGCTCGGCGCCATGCAGTCCCGCGGCCAGGGCCGGTCGTACTCGAAGGACCGCTACTTCCAGGCCGAGGTCTCCTCCGACGACAAGCTCGTGCCCGAGGGCATCGAGGGCCAGGTGCCCTACCGCGGCCCGCTGGCCAACGTGCTGCACCAGCTCGTCGGCGGACTGCGCCAGACCATGGGCTACGTGGGCGCGGCCACCATCGGCGAGATGGAGACCAAGGGCCGCTTCGTGCGGATCACCTCCGCGGGCCTCAAGGAGAGCCACCCGCACGACATCCAGATGACGGTCGAGGCGCCGAACTACAGCCGCAAGTAGGCATCGGTCGGCAACGGGCGGCCCCGGGAGGCATCCGGGGCCGCCCTTGTCGTACCCGTCGGCGATACTGGAAGACGCTGAACGCATCAGGGAAAGGCCACACATCGTGACTGAGATCGAGATCGGGCGCGGCAAGCGCGGCCGCCGGGCGTACGCCTTCGACGACATCGCCGTCGTCCCCAGCCGCCGTACGCGCGACCCGAAGGAGGTCTCGATCGCCTGGCAGATCGACGCCTACCGGTTCGAGCTGCCCTTCCTGGCCGCCCCCATGGACTCCATCGTCTCCCCGGCCACCGCGATCCGCATCGGTGAGCTCGGCGGCCTGGGCGTGCTGAACCTCGAAGGACTGTGGACGAGGTACGAGAACCCGCAGCCGCTGCTCGACGAGATCGCCGGGCTGGACGTGGACAACGCCACCCGCCGTCTGCAGGAGATCTACGCCGCTCCCATCAAGGAGGAGCTGATCGGGCAGCGCATCAAGGAGGTGCGCGACGCGGGTGTGGTCACCGCGGCCGCGCTCTCCCCGCAGCGCACGGCACAGTTCTCCAAGGCCGTCGTGGACGCGGGCGTGGACATCTTCGTCATCCGCGGTACGACGGTCTCGGCCGAGCACGTCTCCGGCTCGCACGAGCCGCTGAACCTGAAGCAGTTCATCTACGAGCTCGACGTCCCGGTGATCGTCGGCGGCTGCGCGACGTACACGGCGGCCCTGCACCTGATGCGCACCGGCGCGGCGGGCGTCCTGGTCGGCTTCGGCGGCGGCGCGGCACACACCACGCGCAACGTGCTGGGCATCCAGGTGCCGATGGCGACGGCGGTGGCCGATGTCGCCGCCGCCCGCCGTGACTACATGGACGAGTCCGGCGGCCGGTACGTCCACGTGATCGCCGACGGCGGTGTCGGCTGGTCCGGCGACCTGCCCAAGGCGATCGCCTGCGGCGCCGACGCGGTCATGATGGGCTCGCCGCTCGCCCGCGCGACGGACGCGCCGGGCAAGGGCAACCACTGGGGCATGGAGGCGGTCAACGAGGAACTGCCGCGCGGCAAGAAGGTCGACCTCGGCACGGTCGGCACCATCGAGGAGGTGCTGGCGGGCCCGTCGCACATTCCCGACGGCTCGATGAACTTCTTCGGAGCGCTGCGCCGGGCGATGGCCACGACCGGGTACAGCGAGCTGAAGGAGTTCCAGCGCGTCGAGGTCACGGTGGCCGACTCGCAGCACAAGCGGTAGGTCGTAGACACGCGCGCGGCCCCTTCACAGCCGATGCGCCGCCCCTGTCGGCGTAGCCCCCCGCGTGTCCAGCAGCAGCTGCGCCTTCACCGACAGTCCCTGCAGGTCGTACGTCCGGTGCTGCTGGAGCAGGATCGTCAGGTCCGCGTCGGCCGCCGCCTCGTAGAGGGAGTCCGCGCGGGGGACCGGGCGGTCCAGGACGCTCCAGGACGGGATGTGCGGGTCGTGGTAGCTGACGGCGGCGCCGAGTTCCATCAGGCGTACGGCGACCTCCTGGGCGGGGGTGCCCTGCTGGTCGGCGAGGTCGGGCTTGTAGGTGACGCCGAGGAGGAGGATCCGGGCGCCGCGCGCGGACTTGCCGTGCTCGTTGAGCAGGGCGGCGGCACGCTGGACGACGTAACGGGGCATCTGGTCGTTGACCTGCCGTGCGAGTTCGACCATGCGCAGGGTGCGGCCGCCCGCGGGGCCGCCGCCGGTCAGGTCGCGGGAGACCGCGTGGCCGCCGACGCCGGGGCCGGGACGGAACGCCTGGAAGCCGAAGGGCTTCGTCTCCGCGCAGCGGATGACGTCCCACAGGTCGACGCCGAGGTCGTGGCACAGGACGGCCATCTCGTTGACGAGGGCGATGTTGACGTGCCGGAAGTTGGTCTCCAGGAGCTGGACCGTCTCCGCCTCGCGTGGGCCACGCGCGCGTACCACCTTGTCGGTCAGGCGCGAGTAGAACGCGGCGGCCGATTCCGTGCACGCGGGCGTGAGGCCGCCGATCACCTTGGGGGTGTTGGCGGGCGTGAAGTCGCGGTTGCCCGGGTCGACGCGGCTCGGGGAGTAGGCCAGGTGGAAGTCGCGGCCCGCGCGCAGGCCCGAGCCCTCTTCGAGGATCGGGCGCAGGAACTCCTCGGTGGTGCCCGGGGGGACGGGGGACTCCAGGATCACCGTGGTGTGCGGGCGCAGGCGCTCGGCGAGGGTACGGGCCGCCGCCTCGACCTGGCTCAGGTCCAGACGGCCGTCCGGGTCCGGCGGGGTCGGCGCGCAGATGACCGCCGTACGCACCCGGCCGAGTTCGGCGGGGCCCGCGGCCGTCCGGAAGCCCCCCGAGAGCATTCGGCGCAGTTCGGCGGGGCTGAGGGAGCCGGCCTCGGGCCCGGTGCGGTAGCCGAGGGTGGGGATGCCGGCGGCGACGGCGGCCTGGGCCAGCGGCAGTCCGTAGGGGCCGAGTCCGATCACGGCGAGATCTGCGGGCATGGCGGGGGCCGTCCTTCCCAGTAACCGAAGCGGGACAGGTGCGCAAGCCCTGTGGACTGGATGAGCGAGCGCAATGTCAGACTAGGAGTAAATATGACCGAAATACGGGATTGGTTCCGTGTGTCTTCCGTCGGGTCGGAGAGTCCGAGCGGCTGAGGGCGGCCTGAGGGGCGGCCCGAGGGCATGAGGGGCCGTCGTCTGCGGTCTTGTGTGGCCTTTGGGGTACACGACGGTGAAAGTTATCCACAGGCTGAGGGCGACTGGTGGCCGAAGTCGGGCAACCCGGTCAGACTTTGGGCACGGGTGGATACGTGCGGGGCGGACGTGACCGACAGCGGGAGGCAGTGGTGAGGACAGCGACACTGGGCCCGGCGCAACGCGCCGAGTCACTCGCAGCAATGGCCGAGCGTGAACTGGACATCCTGGTGGTGGGAGCCGGCGTGGTCGGTGCGGGAACCGCGCTCGACGCGGTGACCCGAGGCCTGTCCGTGGGGCTGGTCGAGGCGCGTGACTGGGCGTCCGGCACCTCCAGCCGCTCCAGCAAGCTGATCCACGGCGGCCTGCGCTATCTGGAGATGCTCGACTTCGCCCTCGTACGCGAGGCGTTGAAGGAACGCGGACTGCTGCTGGAGCGGCTCGCGCCGCATCTCGTGAAGCCGGTTCCCTTCCTGTACCCGTTGCAGCACAAGGGCTGGGAGCGGTGGTACGCCGGCTCGGGCGTCGCGCTCTACGACGCCATGTCGATGGCCCGCGGGCGCGGCCGGGGTCTGCCCACGCACCGGCACCTGAGCCACCGTCACGCCCTGCGCGTCGCGCCCGCCCTGCGGAAGGACGCACTGGTCGGGGCACTCCAGTACTACGACGCCCAGATGGACGACGCCCGCTTCGTGGCGACCCTCGTGCGCACGGCGACCGCCTACGGCGCGAAGACCGCCAACCGTGCGCGCGTGACCGGGTTCCTGCGCGAGGGCGAGCGCGTGGTCGGCGCCAAGGTGCAGGACGTCGAGGCGGGCGGCGAGTACGAGATCCGCGCCAAGCAGGTGGTCAACGCGACCGGGGTGTGGACCGACGACACCCAGGCGATGGTCGGGGAGCGGGGACAGTTCCACGTCCGCGCCTCCAAGGGCATCCACCTCGTCGTGCCCAAGGACCGCATCAACTCCTCCAGCGGGCTGATCCTGCGCACCGAGAAGTCCGTGCTGTTCGTCATCCCCTGGGGCCGGCACTGGATCATCGGCACGACCGACACCGACTGGGACCTCGACAAGGCGCACCCCGCCGCGTCCAGCGCCGACATCGACTACCTGCTGGAACACGTGAACTCGGTACTCGCCGTGCCGCTCACGCGGGACGACGTACAGGGCGTGTACGCGGGCCTTCGGCCGCTGCTCGCCGGTGAGTCGGACGCCACCAGCAAGCTCTCGCGCGAGCACACCGTGGCCCATCCGGTGCCGGGACTCGTCGTGGTGGCGGGCGGCAAGTACACGACCTACCGCGTGATGGCCAAGGACGCCGTCGACGAGGCGGTGCACGGGCTCGACGCCAGGGTCGCCGAGTGCGTCACCGAGGACGTGCCGCTGCTGGGCGCCGAGGGATACCGGGCGCTGTGGAACGCGCGGGCACGGATCGCGGGCCGCACCGGGCTGCACGTCGTCCGCGTGGAACACCTGCTGAACCGTTACGGCGCCCTCGCGGAGGAGGTCCTCGACCTCATCGCCTCGGACGCCACACTGGGCGAGCCGCTGCACGCCGCGGACGACTACCTGCGCGCCGAGGTCGTCTACGCCGCCTCGCACGAGGGTGCGCGGCACCTGGACGACGTGCTGACCCGGCGCACCCGCATCTCCATCGAGACCTTCGACCGGGGCGTGCGCTCCGCCCGCGAGGCCGCCGAGCTGATGGCGCCGGTGCTGGGCTGGGACAAGGACCAGATCGAGCGCGAGGTCGAGCACTACGAGAAGCGGGTGGAGGCCGAGCGGGAGTCGCAGCGACAGCCCGACGACCTGACGGCGGACGCGGCGCGGTTGGGGGCGCCGGACATCGCGCCCTTGTAGTCCGCTGTAGTCCCCTGCAGTCCGTCCGAGGTTGGGCGGGGGTGGGCCGGCCCGGGCTGGGCCGGCCCGGCTGCGCGGGGCGGGGCGGGGCCGGCCGGTCGGCGTCACTCGAACGAGTGTCGTGAGTCGGGATCTTCGTTCGGAACCCGGTCGTTCTACGAGATGCGGGGGCAGAACTCGGCGGCGAGCAGGGCCGGTTCGAGGTCGGGATCCGCGATCGACGTCGTGTTCACACGGAAGGTGAGGACACGACGGCCGCCGACCGTGGCTGCGGTGCGCACGTAGCTGCCGGTGATGCGGCCGTTGTGCCCCCACACCGTCGTGCCGCACGGCAGCTTCACCGGGAACAGTCCCATGCCGTACTGGCCGTGTGCGGTGCGGGTGTCCGTCATCTCGCGCAGCCAGTTCGGGGAGAGCAGCCGGCCGCCGAGCAGTTCCGTGTAGAAGCGGTCCAGGTCGGCGAGCGTGGTCACCAACTCGCCGGCGGCTCCGGCCACCCGGGGGTCGAGTGCGGTGACGTCCGTCCCGTCGGCGGTGTAGGCGCGGCCGTGCGGGGAGGGGAGGGAGGCGTGCGAGCCGGGAAAGGAGGTGCCCGTCAGACGTAGCGGAGCGATGATGCGCCGCTCGGCCTCGGCGGCGTAGGAGTGACCGGTGACCTGCTGGATCACCATGCCGAGCACGACGTAGTTGGTGTTCGAGTACGAGTAGCGGCCGGGGGCGGCCGGGGGGTGGGTGAGCGCGATGCGGACGGCCTGACGAGGGGTGAGGGGGACCAAGCCCCGGGTGTCCGCGGTGAAGTCCCTCAGGCCGCTGGTGTGGGTGAGGAGTGCGCGCAGGGTCAGTGCGCGGCCGTCGTTGCCCGCACCGCGCACCAGGCCCGGCAGGTGCTGCTCCACGGTGTCGGACAGCTTCAGCCGGTGTTCCGCGGCCAGTTGGAGGACGACCGTGGCGATGAAGGTCTTGGTGATGCTGCCGGCGCGGAAGTGGTCGGCGCGGGCGATTCCCGGACCCGCCTCGGCGTAACGCGTGCCGCTCTGCTCCCGGGCCAGGAGCGCCGCGGCGGGTGCGTCGCCCTGGGTGACCAGCAAGGGGAGCAGTGCGTCTGTGGGCGGGGCCGTGTTCTTGGCCGCGACCGGGGCGGGAGCGGGGGACGAGGCCGGGGTCGGGGGTGGGGTTGGGGGAGCAGAGAAGGCCACCGGGGCCAGGGCGAGCAGCGCCAGGGACACCGGGACCGCCAGGAGTGTCCGGAGCGGTGGCATGGGGGGGCCTTTCTTGTCGGGTCCATCATGCGGGTCGGGTGGTGGGGCGCTTGGGGGTGGTGGGGGTTGGAGGGGAAGTCGGTGGGAGGGGGTTGTGGAGCTAGGGGGGCCGTGGGGCGACGGGACCTGTGTGTCGGCATTGCCGGGCCCTACCGCGGGCGGGGCGGAGCCAGGGGCACCCGGGGCGTCGGGCACTTGTCGGGTGAGGGACAATGGAGGTTCTGTCAGGGCGGGTTCATGAGGGGACGCATGTCGGACGCGGAGCGGGCGGGAGCATCCCGGCAGGACGAGAACGACCGTCTCCTCGCCGGGCGGTACCGGCTGGGAGGAGTGCTCGGCCGCGGAGGCATGGGCACGGTGTGGCGCGCCGAGGACGAGACCCTGGGCAGGACGGTGGCCGTCAAGGAACTGCGGTTCCCGTCCAGTATCGACGAGGACGAGAAGCGCAGGCTGATCACGCGCACGCTGCGGGAGGCCAAGGCGATCGCACGGATCCGCAACACCAGCGCGGTGACCGTGTTCGACGTGGTCGACGAGGACGACCGGCCGTGGATCGTGATGGAGCTCGTCGAGGGCAAGTCGCTCGCCGAGGTCATCCGCGAGGACGGCCTGCTGGAGCCGAAGCGTGCGGCGGAGGTGGGCCTCGCGATACTCGACGTGCTCCGGTCCGCGCACCGCGAGGGCATCCTGCACCGGGACGTGAAGCCGTCCAACGTGCTGATCTCCGAGGACGGCCGGGTCGTGCTCACCGACTTCGGCATCGCCCAGGTCGAGGGTGACCCGTCCATCACCTCCACGGGCATGCTCGTCGGTGCACCTTCCTACATCTCCCCGGAGCGGGCCCGCGGGCACAAGCCGGGCCCCGCGGCCGACATGTGGTCGCTCGGCGGGCTGCTGTACGCGGCGGTCGAGGGCGCCCCGCCGTACGACAAGGGGTCCGCGATCGCGACGCTCACGGCGGTGATGACCGAGCCGCTGGAGGAGCCGAAGAACGCGGGGCCGTTGAAGGACGTCATCTACGGCCTGCTCACCAAGGACCCCGCCCAGCGGC
This is a stretch of genomic DNA from Streptomyces sp. NBC_00285. It encodes these proteins:
- the guaB gene encoding IMP dehydrogenase, which translates into the protein MTANVDGVPEKFATLGLTYDDVLLLPGASEVLPGAVDTSSRISRNVRVNIPLLSAAMDKVTESRMAIAMARLGGVGVLHRNLSVEDQVNQVDLVKRSESGMVTDPITVHPEATLAEADALCAKFRISGVPVTDPAGKLLGIVTNRDMAFESDRSRQVREVMTPMPLVTGQVGISGTDAIDLLRKHKIEKLPLVDDSGVLKGLITVKDFVKAEKYPNAAKDSEGRLLVGAAVGASPEALERAQALAAAGVDFLVVDTSHGHNSNALSWMSKIKSSVGVDVIGGNVATRDGAQALIDAGVDGIKVGVGPGSICTTRVVAGIGVPQVTAIYEASLAARSAGIPLIGDGGLQYSGDIGKALAAGADAVMLGSLLAGCEESPGELQFINGKQFKSYRGMGSLGAMQSRGQGRSYSKDRYFQAEVSSDDKLVPEGIEGQVPYRGPLANVLHQLVGGLRQTMGYVGAATIGEMETKGRFVRITSAGLKESHPHDIQMTVEAPNYSRK
- a CDS encoding GuaB3 family IMP dehydrogenase-related protein, translating into MTEIEIGRGKRGRRAYAFDDIAVVPSRRTRDPKEVSIAWQIDAYRFELPFLAAPMDSIVSPATAIRIGELGGLGVLNLEGLWTRYENPQPLLDEIAGLDVDNATRRLQEIYAAPIKEELIGQRIKEVRDAGVVTAAALSPQRTAQFSKAVVDAGVDIFVIRGTTVSAEHVSGSHEPLNLKQFIYELDVPVIVGGCATYTAALHLMRTGAAGVLVGFGGGAAHTTRNVLGIQVPMATAVADVAAARRDYMDESGGRYVHVIADGGVGWSGDLPKAIACGADAVMMGSPLARATDAPGKGNHWGMEAVNEELPRGKKVDLGTVGTIEEVLAGPSHIPDGSMNFFGALRRAMATTGYSELKEFQRVEVTVADSQHKR
- a CDS encoding nucleotide sugar dehydrogenase, with protein sequence MPADLAVIGLGPYGLPLAQAAVAAGIPTLGYRTGPEAGSLSPAELRRMLSGGFRTAAGPAELGRVRTAVICAPTPPDPDGRLDLSQVEAAARTLAERLRPHTTVILESPVPPGTTEEFLRPILEEGSGLRAGRDFHLAYSPSRVDPGNRDFTPANTPKVIGGLTPACTESAAAFYSRLTDKVVRARGPREAETVQLLETNFRHVNIALVNEMAVLCHDLGVDLWDVIRCAETKPFGFQAFRPGPGVGGHAVSRDLTGGGPAGGRTLRMVELARQVNDQMPRYVVQRAAALLNEHGKSARGARILLLGVTYKPDLADQQGTPAQEVAVRLMELGAAVSYHDPHIPSWSVLDRPVPRADSLYEAAADADLTILLQQHRTYDLQGLSVKAQLLLDTRGATPTGAAHRL
- a CDS encoding glycerol-3-phosphate dehydrogenase/oxidase, giving the protein MRTATLGPAQRAESLAAMAERELDILVVGAGVVGAGTALDAVTRGLSVGLVEARDWASGTSSRSSKLIHGGLRYLEMLDFALVREALKERGLLLERLAPHLVKPVPFLYPLQHKGWERWYAGSGVALYDAMSMARGRGRGLPTHRHLSHRHALRVAPALRKDALVGALQYYDAQMDDARFVATLVRTATAYGAKTANRARVTGFLREGERVVGAKVQDVEAGGEYEIRAKQVVNATGVWTDDTQAMVGERGQFHVRASKGIHLVVPKDRINSSSGLILRTEKSVLFVIPWGRHWIIGTTDTDWDLDKAHPAASSADIDYLLEHVNSVLAVPLTRDDVQGVYAGLRPLLAGESDATSKLSREHTVAHPVPGLVVVAGGKYTTYRVMAKDAVDEAVHGLDARVAECVTEDVPLLGAEGYRALWNARARIAGRTGLHVVRVEHLLNRYGALAEEVLDLIASDATLGEPLHAADDYLRAEVVYAASHEGARHLDDVLTRRTRISIETFDRGVRSAREAAELMAPVLGWDKDQIEREVEHYEKRVEAERESQRQPDDLTADAARLGAPDIAPL
- a CDS encoding serine hydrolase domain-containing protein; amino-acid sequence: MPPLRTLLAVPVSLALLALAPVAFSAPPTPPPTPASSPAPAPVAAKNTAPPTDALLPLLVTQGDAPAAALLAREQSGTRYAEAGPGIARADHFRAGSITKTFIATVVLQLAAEHRLKLSDTVEQHLPGLVRGAGNDGRALTLRALLTHTSGLRDFTADTRGLVPLTPRQAVRIALTHPPAAPGRYSYSNTNYVVLGMVIQQVTGHSYAAEAERRIIAPLRLTGTSFPGSHASLPSPHGRAYTADGTDVTALDPRVAGAAGELVTTLADLDRFYTELLGGRLLSPNWLREMTDTRTAHGQYGMGLFPVKLPCGTTVWGHNGRITGSYVRTAATVGGRRVLTFRVNTTSIADPDLEPALLAAEFCPRIS